In the genome of Cronobacter malonaticus LMG 23826, one region contains:
- the cspE gene encoding transcription antiterminator/RNA stability regulator CspE, with protein sequence MSDKMTGLVKWFNAEKGFGFITPDNGSKDVFVHFSAIQNNGFKTLEEGQKVSFSVESGAKGPAAANVTAI encoded by the coding sequence ATGTCTGACAAAATGACTGGTTTAGTAAAATGGTTTAACGCGGAAAAAGGTTTCGGCTTCATCACTCCGGACAACGGCAGCAAGGACGTTTTCGTTCACTTCTCCGCTATCCAGAACAACGGCTTCAAAACCCTGGAAGAAGGCCAGAAGGTCTCTTTCTCCGTTGAAAGCGGCGCGAAAGGCCCGGCAGCTGCGAACGTAACTGCCATCTAA
- the nfuA gene encoding Fe-S biogenesis protein NfuA — MIRISDAAQAHFAKLLASQEEGTQIRVFVINPGTPNAECGVSYCPPDAVEATDTALKFDLLTAYVDELSAPYLEDAEIDFVTDQLGSQLTLKAPNAKMRKVADDAPLMERVEYMLQSQINPQLAGHGGRVTLMEITDEGYAILQFGGGCNGCSMVDVTLKEGIEKQLLNEFPELKGVRDLTEHQRGEHSYY; from the coding sequence ATGATCCGTATTTCCGATGCCGCCCAGGCACACTTTGCCAAGCTACTGGCAAGCCAGGAAGAAGGGACGCAGATCCGCGTATTCGTTATCAATCCAGGCACCCCGAATGCTGAATGCGGCGTGTCCTACTGCCCGCCAGACGCCGTGGAAGCTACGGATACCGCACTGAAATTCGACCTGCTCACCGCCTATGTCGACGAGCTGAGCGCGCCGTATCTGGAAGATGCGGAAATCGATTTTGTCACCGACCAGTTGGGCTCGCAGCTGACGCTGAAAGCGCCTAACGCGAAAATGCGTAAAGTGGCGGATGACGCGCCGCTGATGGAGCGCGTGGAGTATATGCTGCAGTCGCAGATCAACCCGCAGCTGGCAGGCCACGGCGGTCGCGTCACGCTGATGGAAATCACCGACGAAGGCTACGCCATTCTGCAGTTTGGCGGCGGCTGCAACGGCTGTTCCATGGTGGACGTGACCCTGAAAGAGGGTATTGAGAAGCAACTGCTGAACGAGTTCCCGGAACTCAAAGGCGTGCGCGATCTCACCGAACACCAGCGCGGCGAGCACTCTTACTACTAA